Proteins encoded by one window of Cucurbita pepo subsp. pepo cultivar mu-cu-16 chromosome LG14, ASM280686v2, whole genome shotgun sequence:
- the LOC111810822 gene encoding stigma-specific STIG1-like protein 3: protein MEVKKVMLVIAITMALSITITLKTFVKSKETTTSGVVEDSTTTLLPSRSLSRFLAEEVKNPRAASHCHKNKKMCEKMHGKGWECCNNKCVDVMHDKHNCGGCKKKCKYTGECCRGQCVDVAYDKRHCGQCNNRCKPGKFCVYGMCEYA, encoded by the coding sequence ATGGAAGTTAAGAAAGTAATGCTCGTAATAGCTATAACCATGGCTCTATCCATCACTATCACCCTGAAGACCTTCGTAAAGTCAAAAGAGACAACAACGTCAGGTGTCGTCGAAGATTCGACGACGACATTGTTGCCATCAAGAAGCTTGAGTCGTTTTCTAGCCGAGGAGGTGAAGAACCCTAGAGCGGCGAGCCATTGccacaagaacaagaagatgtGCGAGAAAATGCATGGAAAAGGGTGGGAATGTTGCAACAACAAGTGCGTGGATGTGATGCATGACAAGCACAATTGTGGTGGATGCAAGAAGAAATGTAAGTACACGGGGGAGTGTTGTCGAGGGCAGTGCGTTGATGTGGCGTATGACAAGCGGCATTGCGGGCAATGCAACAACCGCTGCAAGCCGGGGAAGTTTTGTGTATATGGCATGTGTGAGTATGCATGA